The genomic segment AGATGGCGCTTCTGGCGATCGTGCTGGTGGGGCTCCTAATCCCCGCCCAGGGCCAGGCGATTCTCTACTATGGCTCCCTCGCCTATCCTACGGGGCTTCACGCTCAGGGCAGATGGGCCGGAGGGCCTGCCATGATCGAGTGGTGGGTCGGCGACAGCGGTGCTGATGGGTGGTGGAACTACAAGTATCGCCTCTCGCATGCCGCTGGGGGCACGAGCCACATGATCTTCGAGACCTCGACCAACTTCACCGTCGCGGACATCGCGAACGCCTATGTGAACGATGCCGGCGGAAACATGGTGCCGTACACGGTGGTCAGCGATGACATCAAGACGCACCTCGAGATGCAGGGCAACCCCGATATGCCGGGGAATCTCTACGGCGTCAAGTTCGATCGCGGGATCACGGGGCTTGTGACGACCATCCAGTTCGACAGCCAGCGCATGCCGATGTGGGGCGACTTCTACTCGAAGGACGGAGGCAACAACCCCGTCGACGCGGCCT from the Candidatus Eisenbacteria bacterium genome contains:
- a CDS encoding VPLPA-CTERM sorting domain-containing protein, with amino-acid sequence MDGVLMTTRLKMALLAIVLVGLLIPAQGQAILYYGSLAYPTGLHAQGRWAGGPAMIEWWVGDSGADGWWNYKYRLSHAAGGTSHMIFETSTNFTVADIANAYVNDAGGNMVPYTVVSDDIKTHLEMQGNPDMPGNLYGVKFDRGITGLVTTIQFDSQRMPMWGDFYSKDGGNNPVDAAWNLGFLATDPIDPPGNGSIANHILVPDTVVQPIPEPASLLLLGTGLVGFAAARRRRKSS